The genomic stretch CGGCCGTCTGGTGGGCGGTGTCGGGCACGACCGCCTGGAGGCCGGCCGCCTCCAGCCCGATCTGGTGGAGCCGGTTCGAGACGGACGACGAGGTCGCCAGCACCCCGATGTGCGACGCGCCGGGCGCCACCTCGGACACGTTCTGCACGATCGCGTCCACGATATGGAGCAGGCGTATCTCCCGGCCGTCGGCGAGCAGCCCCTCGTGCAGGCGGTCGTAGATGGCCGGAGCGTGGGCCGTGTTGCAGGGGATGCCCGCGACGGCGCACCCCGCATCGTCGAGCCGACGGAGGACCTCCATCATGGCCGGGATCGGGCTCGGCGCCGTCTCGTCGGCCAGCCATGCCGCCCGGTCGGGGATGCGGTTGGAGTACGAGATGAGCGCCACCGGCAGGTGCTCCTGGTCGGCGTGCGCCTCGGTCTCGTCGAAAATCGCGCGGACGAGGTCGAGGCCGGCGTACGGACCGAGGCCGCCCAGGACGCCGATGGCAGAGCGCTCGTCGGCAGAGGGCGCGCCGTTGAGAGCGGAGAGGGCGGGGTCGAGCGTCGAGGGCACGGGATCGGGTGAAAAGAGAAGCAAGACCCGCTGACGACCGGCGAGGGAGGGGCGGGAGCGGAGAGAGTCGTGGTCCGCGCGGCCGGATCCGCCTAGCTTGGGGCGTGCCCGGCCGGGACGACAGCCTACGCCGCCTGTCGCGACCGGTGCCGCCTGCCCCATGGTGTAATGGCAGCACACCACTCTTTGGAAGTGGTTGTGGAGGTTCGAATCCTCCTGGGGCAACTCCTGGTCGCTCCCCCGGGGCGACTGCCGGTCCTCCCTCCCCTCCCCGACCGTGGCCCTCCTCGTGCCCGCCTCGACGCTGCCTGTCTCGATCTTTGCCGGGCGCTCCAACCCTGCGCTGGCCCAACGGATCGCCGAGGAAGGCGGTTGGACCCTGGGCGAGGTGACCCTCAAGGACTTCTCCGATGGCGAGATCTACGTTCGCTACGAGGAGTCGATCCGGGGCACCGACCTGTTCATCATCCAGTCGACCCCGCCGCCAGCGGAGCACTGGATGGAGCTCTTCCTGATGATCGACGCCGCGCGGCGGGCCTCGGCGGCGCGCATCACGGCGGTGCTGCCGTACTTCGGCTACGCGCGGCAGGACCGAAAGGACCAGCCCCGCGTGTCCATCGCGGCCCGCATGATCGCGAAGATGCTCCAGGACGCGGGCGTGGACCGGGTGCTGACGATGGACCTCCACGCGGCCCAGATCCAGGGCTTCTTCGACATCCCGGTCGACCACCTCTATGGCTCGGCGGTGTTCGAGACGTGGCTCGACGAGAACACGCTGATGCTGGCGGGCTCCAACGGCCAGACGGTCGAGGACTTCCGTCAGAACCTCGTGGTGGTCGCCCCGGACGTGGGCGCGTCGAAGATCGCGCGGGCCTACGCCAAGCGCTTCAAGGCCGGGCTGGCGCTCATCGACAAGCGGCGGCCGGAGGCCAACGTGGCCGAGGTGATGAACATCATCGGCGACGTGAAGGGCAAGAACTGCCTGGTGATCGACGACCTGTGCGATACGGCGGGCACGCTCACGTCGGGCGCGAAGGCGCTCTCCGACGCGGGCGCGCTGAGCGTGCAGGCGTTCTGCTCCCACCCACTGCTCTCCGGCCCGGCCGTCGACCGCATCGAGGCGAGCCCGCTCAGCCGCGTCATCGTGACCGACTCGGTGCCGCTGGCGCGCACGTCCGACAAGATCGAGGTCATCTCGGTGGCGCCGCTCTTCGCCGAGTCGATCCACCGCATCGGCTCCGACGAGTCCATCTCGACGCTGTTCGTGGAGTGACGGCCCCCGCTCGGATGGGGCCGCCGGGCGGCCGCGCGTGCCTCCGCTCGGCGGCTCGGGGTTGCCTGGATTGAGGAGCGGTCGCCATCATGGTGCTTTGGCCCTCGCGATCCGATGCGTCGTCTCCTCGTCCTCGTCCTGGCCGTTCCCGTCCTCGCCCTCGCTCAGGCCGGGCCGCCGTCTTCCATCGCGGGCGACTGGGTCTTCCGGATGGAGGGCGACCCGACGCCCCAGCGCGTCGCCCTGACGGCCGACGGCGATCTGATCCGTGGACGCGTTTACGGCTCGCCCTTCGAAGGCACGATGACAGGCGCCATGCTGGCCTTCGACGTCAGCGGGTACGCGTGGAGCGGCACGCAGGACGGCGACCGCCTGGAGGGCTGGATCGTGTCAGACGGAGACTCCAGTCGGTGGTCGGGCGACCGCTTCCGCGCCCCGGCCTCGCCGCGCACGTTCGAGGTGACGCCCACCACGTACCACCGGCTCGTCGGCTCCGACGCTGAGCCCGCGCTCCGCCTCTACGCGGGCGACACCGTCCGCACCACGACCGTCGACGCGGCGGGCTGGAGCACGGGCGGCTACCGGGAGCCCGGCAACCGCGTCACGCGCGGCGGGAATCCCCTCACGGGACCGTTCGTGGTGGAGGGGACGCTTCCCGGCGACGTGCTGGCGGTGACGCTCCACCGGGTCCGCCTCAACCGCGACTGGGCCTACAGCGGCGACGCGATCCTGTCGAGCGTCCTCGACCCGCAGGCCCTCGCCGACCGCGAGGTAGGGGGCACCCTCGTCCAGTGGGTGCTCGACCCCGACGCGGGCGTCGCCCGGCTGGCCGAGCCCCTGCCGACGCTGGGCGCGTACGAGACCCCGCTGACGCCGTTCTTGGGGAGCATCGCGGT from Rubrivirga sp. SAORIC476 encodes the following:
- a CDS encoding aspartate/glutamate racemase family protein; translated protein: MPSTLDPALSALNGAPSADERSAIGVLGGLGPYAGLDLVRAIFDETEAHADQEHLPVALISYSNRIPDRAAWLADETAPSPIPAMMEVLRRLDDAGCAVAGIPCNTAHAPAIYDRLHEGLLADGREIRLLHIVDAIVQNVSEVAPGASHIGVLATSSSVSNRLHQIGLEAAGLQAVVPDTAHQTAVQETIYGPWGLKAQSAPPDPRSREALLAATEHLAARGADAVILGCTELPLAIPERRHEGTPFVNSTRALARALIRATHPEKLRFARTVAA
- a CDS encoding ribose-phosphate pyrophosphokinase; amino-acid sequence: MALLVPASTLPVSIFAGRSNPALAQRIAEEGGWTLGEVTLKDFSDGEIYVRYEESIRGTDLFIIQSTPPPAEHWMELFLMIDAARRASAARITAVLPYFGYARQDRKDQPRVSIAARMIAKMLQDAGVDRVLTMDLHAAQIQGFFDIPVDHLYGSAVFETWLDENTLMLAGSNGQTVEDFRQNLVVVAPDVGASKIARAYAKRFKAGLALIDKRRPEANVAEVMNIIGDVKGKNCLVIDDLCDTAGTLTSGAKALSDAGALSVQAFCSHPLLSGPAVDRIEASPLSRVIVTDSVPLARTSDKIEVISVAPLFAESIHRIGSDESISTLFVE
- a CDS encoding acetamidase/formamidase family protein → MRRLLVLVLAVPVLALAQAGPPSSIAGDWVFRMEGDPTPQRVALTADGDLIRGRVYGSPFEGTMTGAMLAFDVSGYAWSGTQDGDRLEGWIVSDGDSSRWSGDRFRAPASPRTFEVTPTTYHRLVGSDAEPALRLYAGDTVRTTTVDAAGWSTGGYREPGNRVTRGGNPLTGPFVVEGTLPGDVLAVTLHRVRLNRDWAYSGDAILSSVLDPQALADREVGGTLVQWVLDPDAGVARLAEPLPTLGAYETPLTPFLGSIAVAPGGGVTPSSRDSGPYGGNMELSAVREGATVYLPVGEEGAYLYLGDGHAAQGDGELTGDALETSLDVTFSVEVLRYRFYQVPRVETEDALVSVGIAGSLDRAVEQATSDLVRWLGEAYGLTDTETALVMGTALRYDIPDLVQPWISVSARIDKAALAGIGG